The Pseudonocardia sp. HH130630-07 DNA window GAACGCCTCGGACGCGCTGGACAAGGTGCGCCTGGCGGCATACCAGGACAAGGAGCTCGGCGCCGACACCGACGACCTGCACGTCGAGCTCGTCCCGGACCCGCAGGCGCGGACGCTCACCGTCCGGGACAACGGGATCGGGATGACCCGCGACGAGGTCGTCGAGCTGATCGGCACGATCGCGAAGTCCGGGACCGCCGAGCTGCTCGCGTCGCTGCGCGAGGCCGGCGACGGCGAGCAGGCCCGCGACCTCATCGGGCAGTTCGGTGTCGGGTTCTACTCGTCGTTCATGGTCGCCGACCGGGTCGAGCTGACCACGCGCAAGGCGGGGGCCGACGCCGGCGTGCACTGGACGTCGGAGGGGGAGGGGTCGTACACGATCTCCGAGGCCCCGGACGCACCGCAGGGGACGGCGGTCACGCTGCACCTCAAGGCGTCCGACGCCGAGGACCAGATGCACGACTACGCCGACCGCACGGTGCTGCGCCGGATCGTGAAGACCTACTCGGACTTCATCACCTGGCCGGTGCGGCTCCCGGCCGAGCCGGCGCCGGAGCCGGTCGAGGACGCCGGGGACAGCGAGGGCACCGGGGACGCCGAGCCCGAGGAGCGGCCGGAGGCCCCCGGGCCCGAGACGCTGAACTCGATGAAGGCGCTCTGGGCGCGCCCGCAGAAGGACGTGTCCGAGGAGGAGTACGCCGAGTTCTACCGGCACGTCAGCCACGACTGGCAGGAGCCGCTGGAGACGATCCGGCTGGCCGCCGAGGGCACCTTCGAGTACCAGGCGCTGCTGTTCCTGCCGCGGATCGCGCCGATGGACCTCTACATGCGCGACGCCCGCCGCGGCGTCCAGCTCTACGTCCGGCGCGTGTTCATCATGGACGACTGCGAGGCGCTCGTCCCCGAGTACCTGCGGTTCGTCAAGGGTGTGGTGGACGCGGCGGACCTCTCGCTGAACGTCTCGCGGGAGATCCTGCAGCAGGACCGGCAGATCTCGGCGATCCGCCGCCGGCTGGTGCGCAAGGTGCTCTCGACGATCGGCACGCTGCGCGACGAGAAGCCGGAGGCGTACGCCACGTTCTGGGAGCAGTTCGGCCGTGCTCTGAAGGAGGGGCTGCTCTCGGACCCGGACAACCGGGAAGCGATCCTGGGTGTCTCCTCCTTCGCCTCGACCCACGACGCCGGGACGACGACCACCCTGGCCGGC harbors:
- the htpG gene encoding molecular chaperone HtpG, whose product is MIHSIYSNKDVFLRELISNASDALDKVRLAAYQDKELGADTDDLHVELVPDPQARTLTVRDNGIGMTRDEVVELIGTIAKSGTAELLASLREAGDGEQARDLIGQFGVGFYSSFMVADRVELTTRKAGADAGVHWTSEGEGSYTISEAPDAPQGTAVTLHLKASDAEDQMHDYADRTVLRRIVKTYSDFITWPVRLPAEPAPEPVEDAGDSEGTGDAEPEERPEAPGPETLNSMKALWARPQKDVSEEEYAEFYRHVSHDWQEPLETIRLAAEGTFEYQALLFLPRIAPMDLYMRDARRGVQLYVRRVFIMDDCEALVPEYLRFVKGVVDAADLSLNVSREILQQDRQISAIRRRLVRKVLSTIGTLRDEKPEAYATFWEQFGRALKEGLLSDPDNREAILGVSSFASTHDAGTTTTLAGYRERMKDGQDAIYYMTGDSRTAIEASPHMEAFRDKGYEVVLLTDPVDEVWVDAVDGFEGTPFRSIAKGQVDLQSDEEKEKAQEQQTEFAGLCEWMAGVLDGVKEVRLSSRLTTSPAVLVGDEHDMTPTLEKMYRAMGQEPPAVERILELNPGHPLVVGLRDAQAAGRDESETVELLHGMALLAEGGELTDPARFVGLLAGRLERTL